The sequence ACTCCCGGAGGACGCCGCCCTCGTCGACCTCGATGGGCTGCTCGGCGTGCTCGACGCAGAGCTCCGCGACCTCCTCCGCGTGCGCGTGCATGACGGAGTGGCCGGCGCCCGGGATCTCCCACAGCCGCGACGACGGCAGCAGCTCGCCGACCCGGCGGACCCAGTCGGGCGGCGCCACAGCGTCGAACTCGCCTCGGATCACGAGCGTGTCGGCGCGCACGCGAGGCAGGGCCCGCTCGATCGGGAACCGCATCATCTTCGGCAGGATCCGCGAGAACCACTTCGGCCCGCAGAACAGGTACGCCGTCAGCGCCAGCAGCTTCACCCGGCCGGGCTCGTGCGCGGCCGCCTGGAGGAACCGGACGGCCTGCACGCCGACGCTCCGCTCGCGCGGGTTGATGACGGGGCCGATGAGCACCAGGGTCCTGATCTCGGGCCGCCTGGCCACGAGGTCGACGACGACCTGGGTGCCCATCGAGTGGCCGACGACGACCGGGTCGACGAGGCCGAGCCGGTCGATCGCGAACCCGACCAGGTCGGCGTACTGCCGGATGGTCATCGCCCGCTCCGGGTGGGGCACGCCGGCGAAGCCCGGGAGGTCGAGGGCGTGCACCGGACCGAAGCGGTTCAGGTTCGGAGCGAGGCGCTCGAAGTAGTTGCTGGCGACCCCGATGCCCGGCACGAGCACGAACGGTCGCGTCCCGCCCTGTCCGATGGTGCTGACGCGGACCGACACCTCGCCGGCATCGAGGCTCCGGACCGTGACCTCGGTGGCGGAGTCGCCGGGCTCGAGCGGTGCGGCGGATTCGGCGGGCATCGCCCCAGTGTGGCAGGCGACGGCAGCGGCGCAGGATCACGCCGAGGCATCGCACCGAGACGACTTCCGACGAAGGCCTTGACTCAAAGAACTATCACGATATATCTTTGAGCTATCGCACACGGGAACACCCGACAGCGAGAGCGGCCCGGGCCGAGAGCCCGCCGCCCCACGACGATCACCACACTGAAAGGAGTACCCCATGGGTACCCACGACGACCACCACTTCTCAGCACAACCCCAGCACCACCACCACGACATGCCGCAGCGCGGCGACTTCGGCCCCTTCGGCCGCGGCCGCGGTGCCGGTCGAGGCTTCGGCCCCGGCATGGGCTTCGGCCCGGGCATGGCCATGGGCTTCGGCCCCGGCATGGGCTTCGGTCCGGGCCGCGGCGGCCGCGGCCGGGCTCGCAAGGGCGACGTGCGCCTCGCGATCCTGTCACTCCTCGGCGAAGAGCCGGCGAACGGCTACGGCCTGATGAAGGCCATCGCCGAGCGCACCGACGGCACCTGGCGCCCGAGCCCCGGCTCGGTCTACCCGACGCTTCAGCAGCTCGTCGACGAGGGTCTCATCACCGCCGTCGGCGAGGGCCGCCAGTCGACCTTCCAGCTCACCGAGGCGGGCGTGACCTACGTCGCCGCGCACTCGGAGGAGATCGCGAAGGCCTGGAACGACGCCGAGGCGCCCTCCGAGCACCGTCACGACGAGTTCATCGGCGCCGCCATGAAGCTCGCCGGCGTCATGAAGCAGTTCGCCTTCGACGCCACCCCCGAGCAGCGCAAGCAGGCGACGGCCAAGGTCGACGAGCTGCGCCGCGCGCTCTACACGATCCTCGCCGACTAGCTCCGGCGGGCTCGACCCCGAGAGCCCCGCTGTCTCGGCACACCCTCTCCTGCACGCAGGCGGGGTGGTCCGGAACAGCGGGGCTTCTGCGTGCCCTGGCCGCGTCGCGATCCTGCGCGCCGTCCGTCGACACCTGCCGGACATCGCACCGCCCCCGAGGACTACCGTGCAGTTCGCGCGACGATGCGCGGTGTGCAGACCTGCGGGTCGCGAAGGCTCGCGAGGCGGAAGGACGAGAGATGACATCGACGACGAACAGCGGAGGACGGACCATGAGTCTCGTCCCGGCCAGGATGGACCGCCTCCCCTGGACGCGCTTCCACTGGTCGATCATCGTCGGACTCGGCATCTCGTGGGTGCTCGACGGCCTCGAGATCCAGATCGTCGCCTCGAACGGGTTCGCCGAGGAGTTCCACATGTCGTCGGGGCAGGTCGGCGCCCTCGGCACGACCTACCTCGTCGGGCAGGTCGTCGGCGCGATCGTCTTCGGGCGGCTCTCCGACAAGCTCGGGCGCCGGAAGCTCTTCATCCTGACGCTGGTCATCTACCTCGTCGGCTCGGGGCTCGCCGGCCTCGCCCCGGCGGTCTGGTTCCTCTTCGCGATGCGCTTCGTCGCCGGTCTCGGAATCGGCGGCGAGTACGCGGCCATCAACTCCGCGATCGACGAGCTGATCCCGGCGAAGTACCGCGGCCGCGTCGACATCGCGATCAACGGCACCTACTGGGGCGGTGCCGCCATCGGCGCGGCCACCAACTTCTTCTTCCTGAACCACGAGATCTTCCCCGTCAACATCGGCTGGCGGCTGGCGTTCTTCATCGGCCCGGTGCTCGGCATCCTGATCATCTTCCTGCGCCGCAACATCCCCGAGAGCCCGCGCTGGCTCATGACGCACGGCCGCGAGCAGGAGGCCGAGGCCACGGTCGACGACATCGAGGGCCGGGTGCAGCGCGAGGGCGGCGTCCTCACCGACGTCGACCCGAAGCTCGCCATGGAGGTCAAGTCGACCGACAGCATCCCGTTCCGCACGATCCTGCACGTGCTCTTCAAGCAGTACCCGAAGCGGACGCTCGTCGGTGCGACGATGATGATCACGCAGTCGTTCCTCTACAACGCGATCTTCTTCACCTACGCGCTCGTGCTGACGAACTTCTACGGCCTGAACTCGAGCAATGTGCAGTTCTACTTCTTCCCGTTCGCCATCGGCAACCTGGTGGGGCCGCTGGTGCTCGGCCCGCTGTTCGACTCCATCGGGCGCCGGAAGATGATCTTCTCGACCTACGTGCTCGCGGGCATCGTCCTGGCCGTCTCCGCGGCGCTCTTCAGCGCCGACCTCCTGACTGCGACGACGCAGACGATCTTCTGGTGCGTGGCGTTCTTCTTCGCCTCGGCGGGTGCGTCGAGCGCGTACCTCACGGTCTCGGAGATCTTCCCCCTCGAGATCCGGAGCCAGGCGATCTCGTACTTCTTCGCCCTCGCCCAGATCTTCGGCGCGGTGGCGCCGCTCGTCTACGGAATCCTGGTCGGCGACGGCAGCGACCGCGGCCCGCTGACCGTCGGCTACTACCTGGGCGCCGGGATCATGATCCTCGGCGGCGTGATCGCGGCGATCTTCGGAGTGGACGCCGAGCGCCGCGGCCTGGAGTCGATCACGCAGCCGCTCTCGGTCGTGAAGAGCTGAACCTGGTCAGGCCCTGACCCTCCTCAGACCCTGACGGCGGGCTCCTCCCGCGCCAGTTCGTCCCCCGTGCCGATGTCGACCACCACGAGCCGACCGGCCAGCCCCGAGCCCGGCGCGAGGAGGAGCCCCGCCTTCGCTCCCCCGAACATCACTGTGACGAGCGCGGGCAGGACGACGCCGTCCGGCAAGGCGCCATCGTCCGCGCCGATGCCCGACGGCAGGTCGACGGCCACCACGGAGGGCGCGTCGGCCCGCCGCATCAGCACCCGGGGCCGGAGGGCGGCCACGACCTCGCGGGCCCGGCCGCGGAGCCCAGGATCGCCGCCGGCGCCGATCCCGAGGATCCCGTCGACGATCACGTCCACCCCGTCGACGAGGTCGGCGAAGGCCTCGGACCCGGGCTCGGCCTCGCGCTCCGCGGTGAAGGCTCCCGCGGCCTCGGCCGCCGCGAGCCCCGCCTCGTGGACGCGCGACCCG is a genomic window of Frondihabitans peucedani containing:
- a CDS encoding alpha/beta fold hydrolase: MPAESAAPLEPGDSATEVTVRSLDAGEVSVRVSTIGQGGTRPFVLVPGIGVASNYFERLAPNLNRFGPVHALDLPGFAGVPHPERAMTIRQYADLVGFAIDRLGLVDPVVVGHSMGTQVVVDLVARRPEIRTLVLIGPVINPRERSVGVQAVRFLQAAAHEPGRVKLLALTAYLFCGPKWFSRILPKMMRFPIERALPRVRADTLVIRGEFDAVAPPDWVRRVGELLPSSRLWEIPGAGHSVMHAHAEEVAELCVEHAEQPIEVDEGGVLREFRHARDGGESGEYRPTPANVVSAVRGRLTEALGMLRRDDRLIAEGKTEHAEAMLEAHERAEGSDESPAAEDESPAAEESPAADETAEPAGG
- a CDS encoding PadR family transcriptional regulator, with amino-acid sequence MGTHDDHHFSAQPQHHHHDMPQRGDFGPFGRGRGAGRGFGPGMGFGPGMAMGFGPGMGFGPGRGGRGRARKGDVRLAILSLLGEEPANGYGLMKAIAERTDGTWRPSPGSVYPTLQQLVDEGLITAVGEGRQSTFQLTEAGVTYVAAHSEEIAKAWNDAEAPSEHRHDEFIGAAMKLAGVMKQFAFDATPEQRKQATAKVDELRRALYTILAD
- a CDS encoding MFS transporter, which encodes MSLVPARMDRLPWTRFHWSIIVGLGISWVLDGLEIQIVASNGFAEEFHMSSGQVGALGTTYLVGQVVGAIVFGRLSDKLGRRKLFILTLVIYLVGSGLAGLAPAVWFLFAMRFVAGLGIGGEYAAINSAIDELIPAKYRGRVDIAINGTYWGGAAIGAATNFFFLNHEIFPVNIGWRLAFFIGPVLGILIIFLRRNIPESPRWLMTHGREQEAEATVDDIEGRVQREGGVLTDVDPKLAMEVKSTDSIPFRTILHVLFKQYPKRTLVGATMMITQSFLYNAIFFTYALVLTNFYGLNSSNVQFYFFPFAIGNLVGPLVLGPLFDSIGRRKMIFSTYVLAGIVLAVSAALFSADLLTATTQTIFWCVAFFFASAGASSAYLTVSEIFPLEIRSQAISYFFALAQIFGAVAPLVYGILVGDGSDRGPLTVGYYLGAGIMILGGVIAAIFGVDAERRGLESITQPLSVVKS
- a CDS encoding NAD(P)H-hydrate epimerase encodes the protein MIPGYTAEQIRRAEAPHLEAGEPLMERAAAGLTAVIREVLATRGAAPGAVLVLAGSGDNGGDALFSAASLAGAGVAVRILTTGSRVHEAGLAAAEAAGAFTAEREAEPGSEAFADLVDGVDVIVDGILGIGAGGDPGLRGRAREVVAALRPRVLMRRADAPSVVAVDLPSGIGADDGALPDGVVLPALVTVMFGGAKAGLLLAPGSGLAGRLVVVDIGTGDELAREEPAVRV